One segment of Manihot esculenta cultivar AM560-2 chromosome 4, M.esculenta_v8, whole genome shotgun sequence DNA contains the following:
- the LOC110617836 gene encoding inactive protein RESTRICTED TEV MOVEMENT 2 produces the protein MAHLNHVYEDFEPTTEWAKDAAFDTLLVYLPGFKKEQLRVQVTSGRNLRIFGERPLVENKWSRFRKELLTPSNYYTNKITAKFEGGILKVKHPKIIQQAHENASSAETSDLQKSERDEAAHQVPPKTKIDQETIRNNISENGASQKIPDEEKELKDSSGMNCSPENDVNNFPGKTLDNKKNETGKMPSTSCLETELKKPNKLAKLVVAGGFLVLAIGLYVKNVVTSEE, from the exons ATGGCTCATCTCAATCATGTCTATGAAGATTTTGAACCCACAACCGAATGGGCAAAAGATGCTGCATTTGACACCCTCCTCGTCTATCTACCAG GTTTTAAGAAGGAGCAGCTCAGGGTTCAAGTAACATCAGGTCGTAATCTGAGGATTTTTGGAGAACGCCCTCTGGTTGAGAATAAGTGGAGTCGTTTCAGGAAGGAACTTCTCACACCATCTAATTATTACACTAATAAAATCACTGCAAAATTTGAAGGTGGTATACTTAAGGTCAAGCACCCCAAGATTATCCAACAGGCACATGAAAATGCTTCATCtgcagaaacttctgatcttcAAAAGAGTGAACGTGATGAGGCAGCTCACCAAGTTCCTCCCAAGACCAAGATTGATCAAGAAACAATAAGAAACAACATTAGTGAGAATGGTGCTTCTCAGAAGATACCTGATGAGGAGAAGGAACTCAAAGACTCCAGCGGGATGAATTGTTCTCCAGAAAATGATGTAAACAATTTTCCAGGAAAGACTTTGGACAACAAAAAGAATGAAACAGGCAAAATGCCAAGCACAAGTTGCTTGGAAACAgaattgaagaagccaaataaATTAGCAAAATTGGTTGTGGCAGGTGGTTTTTTAGTTTTGGCGATTGGGCTTTATGTTAAAAATGTTGTCACTTCTGAAGAATAA